In one window of Candidatus Avedoeria danica DNA:
- a CDS encoding electron transfer flavoprotein subunit alpha/FixB family protein, with product MADVWILAEVQQSADSAPVGLRRVTHELVTAARGVAGGGRVCAVLAGHGVAHLAGAIGADTVFVMDDPALAAYSPDGWAKAIAAVAAERKPGVILGASTARGRDLTPRIAAILGAGLASDCIEVGTDGTALTALRPMYAGKALARVRVSSQPAMATLRPNSYAPAGDSGASGGGPAIEAVPVGDASGKAVVTRVELTASTRPDVSEADIIVSGGRGMGGPEHFALLEALADALGAAVGASRAVVDAGWRPHSDQVGQTGKTVSPSLYIACGISGAVQHLAGMKTSKLIIAFNKDAEAPIFSVADYGIVGDVFEIVPAFTEAVRALHAAR from the coding sequence ATGGCCGACGTCTGGATTCTCGCCGAAGTACAGCAGTCCGCCGACTCGGCGCCGGTCGGCCTCCGCCGCGTCACGCACGAGCTCGTCACCGCCGCGCGCGGCGTGGCCGGCGGCGGCCGCGTCTGCGCGGTGCTGGCCGGACACGGCGTGGCGCACCTGGCCGGTGCGATCGGCGCCGACACGGTCTTCGTCATGGACGATCCTGCGCTGGCCGCCTACTCGCCCGACGGCTGGGCGAAGGCGATCGCGGCCGTCGCCGCCGAGCGCAAGCCCGGCGTCATCCTGGGCGCCAGCACCGCCCGCGGCCGCGATCTGACGCCGCGAATCGCGGCCATCCTTGGCGCCGGGCTGGCGAGCGACTGCATCGAGGTCGGCACGGACGGCACCGCGCTGACGGCGCTGCGCCCGATGTATGCGGGCAAGGCGCTGGCCCGCGTGCGCGTGTCGTCGCAGCCGGCGATGGCGACGCTCCGGCCGAACAGCTATGCCCCCGCCGGCGATTCCGGCGCGTCAGGCGGCGGCCCGGCGATCGAAGCCGTACCGGTCGGCGACGCGTCGGGCAAGGCCGTCGTCACGCGCGTCGAGCTGACGGCGTCGACCCGGCCGGACGTGTCGGAAGCCGACATCATCGTCTCCGGTGGGCGCGGGATGGGCGGACCCGAGCACTTCGCCCTGCTCGAGGCGCTGGCCGACGCACTTGGCGCGGCCGTCGGCGCCAGCCGGGCGGTCGTGGACGCTGGGTGGCGGCCGCACTCGGATCAGGTCGGTCAGACCGGCAAGACGGTCTCGCCGTCGCTGTACATCGCGTGCGGCATCTCCGGCGCGGTGCAGCACCTAGCCGGCATGAAGACGAGCAAGCTGATCATCGCGTTCAACAAGGACGCCGAGGCCCCGATCTTCTCGGTCGCGGACTACGGCATCGTCGGCGACGTGTTCGAGATCGTCCCGGCCTTCACCGAGGCCGTCCGCGCGCTCCACGCGGCCCGCTAG